From Micromonospora echinospora, one genomic window encodes:
- a CDS encoding tyrosine recombinase XerC, producing the protein MSRADDGTRALHEALPPPLRDVVDEFARHLSQVRDRSPHTVRAYVADLVSLLDHTVRMGGRVPADVDLTVLRSWLAKQRTMGAARSSLARRAASARTFSAWAHRSGLLPTDVAATLASPRARRELPTVLRVDQAAALLDAARHTRSGREPAGTSHAAPDASGPGRDLSVPAPDASAPERSRPTARAPEPVETAAGAAGRRPDEDDEAVLLRDRALLELLYATGVRISEACGLDTGDVDHGRRLIRVLGKGNRERSVPYGLPAQRAVDEWLRRGRPVLARPGCGDALLLGARGGRLHPTTARRIVSGHADAAGLPHTSPHDLRHSAATHLLEGGADLRAVQEILGHSSLASTQIYTHVSVERLRAAYRQAHPRA; encoded by the coding sequence GTGAGCCGCGCCGACGACGGCACCCGGGCCCTGCACGAGGCGCTGCCCCCACCGCTGCGCGACGTGGTGGACGAGTTCGCCCGGCACCTGTCCCAGGTGCGCGACCGCTCGCCGCACACCGTGCGGGCATACGTCGCCGACCTGGTCTCGTTGCTCGACCACACCGTCCGGATGGGCGGTCGCGTCCCCGCCGACGTGGACCTGACGGTGCTGCGCAGCTGGCTGGCGAAGCAGCGGACGATGGGGGCGGCCCGCAGCTCGTTGGCCCGCCGCGCCGCGTCCGCGCGGACGTTCAGCGCCTGGGCGCACCGGTCCGGGCTGCTGCCGACCGACGTGGCGGCCACGTTGGCCAGTCCCCGGGCCCGGCGGGAGCTGCCCACGGTGCTCCGGGTCGACCAGGCCGCCGCGCTGCTCGACGCGGCCCGGCACACCCGGAGCGGCCGGGAGCCGGCCGGCACCTCCCACGCCGCACCGGACGCGTCCGGGCCCGGGCGGGACCTGTCCGTGCCCGCGCCGGACGCATCCGCGCCGGAACGGTCACGTCCCACCGCCCGGGCGCCCGAGCCGGTGGAGACGGCAGCCGGAGCAGCCGGGCGGCGGCCCGACGAGGACGACGAGGCCGTGCTGCTGCGGGACCGGGCCCTGCTGGAACTCCTCTACGCCACCGGTGTGCGGATCAGCGAGGCGTGCGGGCTGGACACCGGCGACGTCGACCACGGCCGGCGGCTGATCCGGGTCCTCGGCAAGGGAAACCGGGAACGGTCCGTGCCGTATGGGCTGCCGGCCCAACGCGCCGTCGACGAGTGGCTGCGGCGGGGGCGGCCGGTCCTGGCCCGTCCGGGCTGCGGGGACGCCCTGCTGCTCGGCGCGCGTGGCGGCCGGCTGCACCCCACCACCGCCCGCCGGATCGTCTCCGGCCACGCCGACGCCGCCGGGCTGCCCCACACCAGCCCGCACGATCTGCGCCACTCGGCGGCCACACACCTGTTGGAGGGCGGCGCGGACCTGCGTGCGGTGCAGGAGATCCTGGGCCACTCCTCGTTGGCGAGCACGCAGATCTACACGCACGTGTCGGTGGAGCGCCTGCGGGCCGCCTACCGGCAGGCCCACCCCCGCGCCTGA
- a CDS encoding aminotransferase class V-fold PLP-dependent enzyme: MTVPQPPAPLPGARLLFSLDPAVSHLNHGAFGAVPLPVQRAQQRLRDEMEANPHRFFSRGLVERVAHARRHLAGFLGADPEGSTLVGNTTTGVAVALQSLGLRPGDEVLTTDHCYGAVVLSVHRECARTGASSRVLPVPLGATAEEVVETVRNGLRPGRTRLLVVDQISSATARLFPAAAIVGVAREQGVPVLVDAAHVPGMLPVGVESIGADFWVGNLHKWGYAPRGTALLAVRPPWRERIEPLTVSWEQESGYPARVEWQATLDYTGWLAAPAGLYTLRGLGVERVREHNAALAAYGQRVVGDALGVAPTHLPDPGGPGVAMRLVPLPPGTAATFEGAKALRDRIADRLATEVSVAAWGGRGWLRLCGQVYNSAEEYERLAVRLPPLLAQR; the protein is encoded by the coding sequence GTGACCGTCCCGCAGCCTCCCGCCCCGCTGCCCGGTGCCCGGTTGCTGTTCTCCCTCGACCCGGCGGTCAGCCACCTCAACCACGGCGCGTTCGGTGCCGTCCCGCTCCCGGTGCAACGGGCCCAGCAACGGCTACGGGACGAGATGGAGGCGAATCCGCACCGCTTCTTCTCCCGGGGTCTGGTCGAGCGGGTCGCCCACGCCCGGCGGCACCTCGCCGGTTTCCTCGGCGCCGACCCGGAGGGCAGCACGCTGGTCGGCAACACCACCACCGGGGTCGCCGTGGCGCTCCAGTCGCTCGGCCTGCGCCCCGGCGACGAGGTGCTGACGACCGACCACTGCTACGGGGCCGTCGTCCTCTCGGTGCACCGGGAGTGCGCGCGGACGGGCGCCTCGTCGCGGGTCCTCCCGGTGCCGCTCGGCGCCACCGCCGAGGAAGTCGTGGAGACCGTCCGCAACGGGCTGCGACCGGGGCGGACCCGGTTGCTCGTGGTCGACCAGATCAGCTCGGCCACCGCCCGGCTGTTCCCCGCCGCGGCCATCGTCGGTGTCGCCCGTGAGCAGGGGGTGCCGGTGCTGGTCGACGCCGCACACGTGCCCGGCATGCTGCCGGTCGGTGTGGAGAGCATCGGTGCCGACTTCTGGGTCGGCAACCTCCACAAGTGGGGCTACGCTCCGCGCGGCACCGCCCTGCTGGCGGTACGCCCGCCGTGGCGGGAACGGATCGAGCCCCTGACGGTCTCCTGGGAGCAGGAGAGCGGCTACCCGGCGCGGGTCGAGTGGCAGGCGACCCTGGACTACACCGGGTGGCTCGCCGCCCCGGCGGGGCTCTACACGCTGCGCGGCCTCGGCGTGGAGCGGGTGCGCGAGCACAACGCCGCCCTGGCGGCGTACGGCCAGCGGGTGGTCGGGGACGCCCTCGGCGTGGCGCCCACCCACCTGCCGGATCCCGGCGGACCCGGGGTGGCGATGCGACTCGTCCCGCTGCCGCCCGGGACGGCCGCCACCTTCGAGGGGGCGAAGGCGCTGCGGGACCGGATCGCCGACCGGCTCGCCACCGAGGTCTCCGTGGCGGCGTGGGGCGGTCGCGGCTGGCTGCGCCTCTGCGGGCAGGTCTACAACAGCGCCGAGGAGTACGAGCGTCTCGCGGTGCGCCTGCCACCCCTGCTCGCCCAGCGCTGA
- a CDS encoding class I SAM-dependent methyltransferase: MDSDWYAWHADYDDPDSPLSHRLAEVRRLIGAALDQAPTGPLRAVSLCAGQGRDLIPVLAEHPRGVDVTARLVELDPRNADLAAEAVRAAGLTRVEVVRDDAARTDVWADLVPADIVLVCGLFGNMTDADVRAVVRHCRQLCATGGTVVWTRHRGAPDLVPTICDWFAEEDFTLLSLTGPAMSSAVGAHRLTGRPHPLPSGVTMFEFVR, translated from the coding sequence GTGGACAGCGACTGGTACGCCTGGCACGCCGACTACGACGATCCGGACTCCCCGCTCTCGCACCGGCTCGCCGAGGTACGACGGCTGATCGGCGCGGCGCTCGACCAGGCGCCCACCGGACCGCTGCGGGCGGTCAGCCTCTGCGCCGGGCAGGGCCGGGACCTGATCCCCGTACTGGCGGAGCATCCGCGCGGCGTCGACGTCACGGCTCGGCTGGTCGAGCTGGACCCGCGCAACGCCGACCTGGCCGCCGAGGCCGTCCGGGCCGCCGGGCTCACCCGGGTCGAGGTGGTACGCGACGACGCTGCGCGCACCGACGTCTGGGCGGATCTCGTGCCCGCCGACATCGTGCTCGTCTGCGGTCTCTTCGGCAACATGACCGACGCCGACGTCCGAGCGGTGGTCCGGCACTGCCGGCAGCTCTGCGCGACCGGCGGCACCGTCGTCTGGACCCGGCACCGGGGCGCGCCGGACCTGGTGCCGACGATCTGCGACTGGTTCGCCGAGGAGGACTTCACGCTGCTCTCCCTCACCGGGCCGGCGATGTCCAGCGCGGTGGGAGCGCACCGCCTCACCGGTCGGCCCCACCCGTTGCCGTCCGGGGTGACCATGTTCGAGTTCGTCCGGTGA
- a CDS encoding DUF2469 domain-containing protein: protein MSAEDLEKYETEMELQLYREYRDIVRQFSYVVETERRFYLANQVDLHVRNSDGEVYFEVEMHDAWVWDMYRPARFVKNVRVMTFKDVNVEELEKPDISLPADSGFGG, encoded by the coding sequence ATGAGCGCGGAAGATCTCGAGAAGTACGAGACCGAGATGGAGCTTCAGCTCTACCGGGAGTACCGCGACATTGTCCGCCAGTTCTCCTACGTGGTGGAGACCGAGCGCCGGTTCTACCTGGCCAACCAGGTCGACCTGCACGTGCGGAACTCGGACGGCGAGGTCTACTTCGAGGTCGAGATGCACGACGCCTGGGTGTGGGACATGTACCGTCCTGCCCGTTTCGTTAAGAATGTCCGGGTAATGACGTTCAAGGACGTCAACGTCGAGGAGCTGGAGAAGCCGGACATCTCCCTCCCCGCCGACTCCGGCTTCGGCGGCTGA
- a CDS encoding ribonuclease HII translates to MLTPPRTVVRRDGGLYALERALQRRGFRHVAGADEAGRGACAGPLVAAAAVLPEGRRGEIDGLADSKLLTPASRERVYEEVVARALAYAVVVIPADEVDARGLHVCNLAAMRRALASLTTRPEYVLTDGFPVDGLDVPGLAVWKGDRVAACVAAASVLAKVTRDRIMVELDARHPGYGFADHKGYITAEHTAALREHGPCAEHRFSYVNVAAVSGRDGRPPRSRRPVAVGGHEPMERSGRSGGTVGVALGEQPRPPVPVGEDVVMEGGVR, encoded by the coding sequence GTGCTGACGCCGCCACGTACGGTGGTCCGCCGCGACGGCGGCCTCTACGCCCTGGAACGGGCGCTGCAACGCCGGGGCTTCCGGCACGTCGCGGGCGCGGACGAGGCCGGCCGGGGCGCGTGCGCCGGACCGCTGGTGGCCGCCGCGGCGGTGCTGCCGGAGGGCCGGCGGGGCGAGATCGACGGGCTGGCCGACTCCAAACTGCTCACCCCGGCCAGCCGGGAGCGGGTGTACGAGGAGGTGGTCGCCCGGGCCCTGGCGTACGCGGTCGTGGTGATCCCGGCCGACGAGGTCGACGCCCGGGGCCTGCACGTGTGCAACCTGGCCGCGATGCGCAGGGCGCTCGCCTCGCTGACCACCCGGCCGGAGTACGTGCTGACCGACGGCTTCCCCGTCGACGGTCTGGACGTGCCGGGGCTGGCGGTCTGGAAGGGTGACCGGGTCGCGGCGTGCGTCGCGGCGGCGAGCGTGCTCGCCAAGGTCACCCGGGACCGGATCATGGTGGAGCTGGACGCGCGACACCCGGGGTACGGGTTCGCCGACCACAAGGGGTACATCACCGCCGAGCACACCGCCGCGCTGCGGGAGCACGGCCCCTGCGCGGAGCACCGGTTCTCGTACGTCAACGTGGCGGCGGTGTCGGGCCGGGACGGGCGTCCGCCCCGCTCCCGGCGTCCGGTCGCCGTCGGCGGCCACGAGCCGATGGAGCGTTCAGGGCGGTCAGGGGGTACCGTCGGCGTGGCGTTGGGCGAGCAGCCTCGACCGCCGGTGCCGGTGGGGGAAGATGTGGTCATGGAGGGCGGAGTGCGATGA
- a CDS encoding NUDIX hydrolase — MTAPTPRRAARVLLLDAAGRVLLFRGVDPARPEHRYWFTPGGGLAAGEETAAGAARELAEETGLRLTPAELGQPVWRETVEFPFDGVWYRQEQEFFLVRVPTWEVDTTGFDDIERASVTGHRWWSRDELAATAERYYPVDLPALLTRVRGGEAGC, encoded by the coding sequence GTGACTGCCCCCACTCCCCGGCGCGCGGCGCGCGTCCTGCTGCTCGACGCGGCCGGGCGGGTCCTGCTCTTCCGCGGGGTCGACCCGGCGCGCCCCGAGCACCGGTACTGGTTCACCCCGGGCGGCGGGCTGGCGGCCGGTGAGGAGACCGCCGCCGGTGCGGCCCGGGAACTGGCCGAGGAGACCGGGCTCCGGCTGACCCCCGCCGAGCTGGGCCAGCCGGTGTGGCGGGAGACGGTCGAGTTCCCGTTCGACGGGGTGTGGTACCGCCAGGAGCAGGAGTTCTTCCTGGTCCGGGTGCCCACCTGGGAGGTGGACACCACGGGCTTCGACGACATCGAACGGGCCAGCGTCACCGGGCACCGCTGGTGGTCCCGGGACGAACTGGCGGCCACCGCCGAGCGGTACTACCCGGTGGACCTGCCGGCGCTGCTGACCCGGGTGCGGGGAGGTGAGGCGGGGTGCTGA
- the lepB gene encoding signal peptidase I, which produces MIDEQTDKPRSSFWKELPVLLGVAILVAVLVRAFVLQTFFIPSPSMENTLQIDDRVLVNKLVYDFRSPERGEVIVFKAPTEWSGNPDGEDYIKRVIGVGGDRVVCCDDQDRLMINGRSLDEPYVYSVDGRRDKPADQEFDVTIPKGRLWVMGDHRSASGDSLEHWERLQDIDQATIPVDDVVGRAFTVFWPVSRATWLSVPSSFDGIPNP; this is translated from the coding sequence GTGATAGACGAGCAGACCGACAAGCCCCGCAGTTCCTTCTGGAAGGAGCTGCCGGTCCTCCTGGGTGTGGCGATCCTGGTCGCGGTGCTGGTCCGCGCCTTCGTGTTGCAGACCTTCTTCATCCCCTCGCCGTCGATGGAGAACACTCTCCAGATCGACGACCGGGTGCTGGTCAACAAGCTGGTCTACGACTTCCGCTCCCCGGAACGGGGCGAGGTGATCGTCTTCAAGGCGCCGACCGAGTGGAGCGGCAACCCGGACGGCGAGGACTACATCAAGCGGGTCATCGGCGTCGGCGGCGACCGCGTGGTCTGCTGCGACGACCAGGACCGACTGATGATCAACGGCAGGTCGCTGGACGAGCCGTACGTCTACTCCGTCGACGGCCGGCGGGACAAGCCCGCGGATCAGGAGTTCGACGTCACCATCCCGAAGGGGCGACTCTGGGTGATGGGGGACCACCGGTCGGCGTCCGGCGACTCGCTGGAGCACTGGGAGCGGCTCCAGGACATCGACCAGGCCACCATCCCCGTCGACGACGTGGTGGGGCGGGCCTTCACCGTCTTCTGGCCGGTGAGCCGGGCCACCTGGCTCTCCGTGCCGAGCAGCTTCGACGGCATCCCGAATCCCTGA
- the lepB gene encoding signal peptidase I produces the protein MVQSVDEDGAVDPWRRRPRRPRRQMPLWQELPLLLVVAFCLAVLIRTFLLQAFFIPSGSMEDTLLVGDRVLVNKVVYDVRDPARGEVVVFRGTDRWAPQVDGVPEPGFLGKLGQTLGDLVGVSRPGEKDFIKRVIGIPGDRVACCDAQGRVTVNGVALDEPYVLRDSPLDLPPNPRECRSRRFDEVVVPPGQIFVLGDHRLVSQDARCQGPVPIDNVVGRAFLVVWPSSRWSSLPVPETFAEVDAVVAAPVPAGPDPVGQMLPFAPLVGVGGLVARSGRSMRVGRRRLHS, from the coding sequence GTGGTGCAGTCGGTGGACGAGGACGGCGCGGTCGACCCGTGGCGGCGCCGGCCCCGGCGGCCCCGCCGGCAGATGCCGCTCTGGCAGGAACTGCCGCTGCTGCTGGTCGTCGCCTTCTGCCTCGCCGTGCTGATCCGGACGTTCCTGCTCCAGGCGTTCTTCATCCCGTCCGGCTCGATGGAGGACACCCTGCTGGTCGGGGACCGGGTGCTGGTCAACAAGGTCGTCTACGACGTCCGCGACCCGGCCCGGGGTGAGGTGGTGGTGTTCCGGGGCACCGACCGGTGGGCGCCGCAGGTGGACGGGGTGCCGGAGCCGGGGTTCCTGGGCAAGCTCGGGCAGACCCTCGGCGACCTGGTCGGGGTGAGTCGCCCCGGCGAGAAGGACTTCATCAAGCGGGTGATCGGGATCCCCGGCGACCGGGTCGCCTGCTGCGACGCGCAGGGCCGGGTGACCGTGAACGGCGTCGCGCTCGACGAGCCGTACGTGTTGCGCGACTCGCCGCTGGACCTGCCCCCCAACCCCCGGGAGTGCCGGTCCCGCCGGTTCGACGAGGTGGTCGTCCCACCCGGGCAGATCTTCGTACTGGGCGACCACCGGCTGGTCTCGCAGGACGCCCGCTGCCAGGGACCGGTGCCGATCGACAATGTGGTGGGCCGCGCGTTCCTGGTCGTCTGGCCCTCCTCCCGCTGGTCGTCGCTGCCGGTGCCGGAGACGTTCGCCGAGGTTGACGCCGTGGTGGCCGCGCCCGTGCCGGCCGGACCGGATCCGGTCGGCCAGATGCTGCCGTTCGCGCCGTTGGTCGGCGTGGGCGGGCTTGTCGCGCGTTCCGGTCGATCGATGCGCGTCGGGCGACGTAGGCTCCACTCGTGA
- the rplS gene encoding 50S ribosomal protein L19 gives MNILDALDAQSKRTDLPDFRAGDTVKVHARVVEGNRSRVQIFQGVVIRRQGDGLRETFSVRKISFGVGVERTYPVNSPAIDRIEVVTRGDVRRAKLYYLRELRGKKAKIKEKREKQPS, from the coding sequence ATGAACATCCTGGACGCCCTTGACGCCCAGTCGAAGCGGACCGACCTCCCCGACTTCCGCGCCGGTGACACCGTCAAGGTGCACGCGCGGGTCGTCGAGGGTAACCGGTCCCGTGTCCAGATCTTCCAGGGCGTGGTCATCCGCCGCCAGGGTGACGGCCTGCGGGAGACCTTCTCCGTCCGGAAGATCAGCTTCGGCGTCGGCGTCGAGCGGACCTACCCGGTCAACAGCCCGGCGATCGACCGCATCGAGGTCGTGACCCGTGGTGACGTCCGCCGGGCCAAGCTCTACTACCTGCGCGAGCTGCGGGGCAAGAAGGCCAAGATCAAGGAGAAGCGCGAGAAGCAGCCCAGCTGA
- the trmD gene encoding tRNA (guanosine(37)-N1)-methyltransferase TrmD — protein MRVDVVSIFPEYLTPLDLSLIGRARARGVLRLAVHDLRTWTHDVHRTVDDTPYGGGPGMVMRPEPWGEALDALAPADAPTPRLLVPSPAGARFTQAMAHELAAEEHLLFACGRYEGIDQRVLDHAATRMPVTEVSLGDYVLFGGEVAVLVILEAVTRLLPGVLGNAGSLDEESHAHGLLEAPVYTKPPSWRGHEVPEILRSGDHGRIARWRRDEALRRTARRRPDMLAALGAELDKKDRAALDRAGFPAPERDMAE, from the coding sequence ATGCGCGTCGACGTTGTGTCGATCTTCCCGGAGTACCTCACCCCGCTCGACCTGTCGCTGATCGGCAGGGCCCGGGCGCGGGGGGTGCTCCGGCTGGCCGTACACGACCTGCGGACCTGGACCCACGACGTGCACCGCACGGTCGACGACACGCCGTACGGCGGCGGGCCGGGCATGGTGATGCGGCCGGAGCCGTGGGGTGAGGCGCTCGACGCGCTGGCCCCGGCCGACGCCCCGACGCCCCGGCTGCTGGTCCCCTCCCCGGCCGGGGCCCGGTTCACCCAGGCCATGGCACACGAGCTGGCCGCCGAGGAGCACCTCCTCTTCGCCTGCGGCCGGTATGAGGGCATCGACCAGCGGGTGCTGGACCACGCCGCCACCCGGATGCCGGTGACCGAGGTCTCCCTCGGTGACTACGTGCTCTTCGGCGGCGAGGTGGCGGTGCTGGTGATCCTGGAGGCGGTCACCCGGCTGCTGCCCGGGGTGCTCGGCAACGCCGGGTCGCTGGACGAGGAGTCGCACGCCCACGGGTTGCTGGAGGCGCCCGTCTACACCAAGCCGCCGAGCTGGCGCGGCCACGAGGTGCCGGAGATCCTCCGCTCCGGTGACCACGGCCGGATCGCCCGCTGGCGGCGGGACGAGGCGCTGCGCCGGACCGCGCGACGCCGGCCGGACATGCTCGCCGCCCTCGGTGCCGAGCTGGACAAGAAGGACCGGGCGGCGCTCGACCGGGCCGGGTTCCCGGCCCCGGAACGGGATATGGCAGAGTAG
- the rimM gene encoding ribosome maturation factor RimM (Essential for efficient processing of 16S rRNA), with protein MLLVVGRIGKPHGVRGEVTVEVRTDEPETRFAPGSVLTTESGARPANPAPGPGVPYQVPDRLTVESARWHQGRLLVVFEGVLDREVAEALRNTLLAVDSAGIAPPEDPEEFHDHQLVGLAVVTPAGEHLGEVARIEHAPASELLVVRRPEGRTALIPFVRAIVPEVDLAGGRVVVDPPGGLLDL; from the coding sequence ATGCTCCTCGTCGTCGGCAGGATCGGTAAGCCGCACGGTGTCCGCGGTGAGGTCACCGTGGAAGTGCGGACCGACGAACCTGAAACGCGGTTCGCCCCCGGCTCGGTGTTGACCACCGAGTCGGGGGCGAGGCCCGCCAACCCGGCACCCGGTCCGGGCGTGCCCTACCAGGTGCCCGACCGGCTGACCGTCGAGTCCGCCCGCTGGCACCAGGGACGGCTGCTGGTCGTCTTCGAGGGCGTGCTCGACCGGGAGGTCGCCGAGGCGCTGCGGAACACGCTGCTCGCCGTGGACAGCGCCGGGATCGCGCCGCCGGAGGACCCGGAGGAGTTCCACGACCACCAGCTCGTCGGGCTGGCCGTGGTCACCCCGGCCGGTGAGCACCTGGGCGAGGTGGCCCGCATCGAGCACGCGCCCGCCTCCGAGCTGCTGGTCGTACGACGCCCGGAGGGGCGTACCGCGCTCATCCCGTTCGTCCGGGCGATCGTGCCGGAGGTCGACCTGGCCGGTGGGCGCGTCGTCGTCGACCCGCCGGGCGGGCTGCTCGACCTGTGA
- a CDS encoding RNA-binding protein, which produces MRTPVSRPDVAIRPALEHLVKGIVDHPDDVRVRLVDSRRGKRLEVRVHPEDLGTVIGRSGRTAKALRQVIGSIGGRGVRVDIVDSY; this is translated from the coding sequence GTGCGAACTCCGGTGAGCAGGCCTGACGTGGCCATCCGTCCGGCCCTGGAGCACCTGGTCAAGGGGATCGTCGACCACCCGGACGACGTGCGCGTCCGGCTGGTGGACTCCCGTCGGGGCAAGCGGCTGGAAGTCCGCGTGCACCCGGAGGACCTCGGCACGGTGATCGGGCGGTCCGGCCGGACCGCCAAGGCGCTGCGCCAGGTGATCGGCTCCATCGGCGGGCGCGGGGTACGCGTCGACATCGTCGACTCGTACTGA
- the rpsP gene encoding 30S ribosomal protein S16 encodes MAVKIRLLRMGKIRNPQYRIVVADSRTKRDGRAIEFVGIYQPKEDPSVIEVKSDRVQYWLSVGAQPSEAVQRLLELTGDWQKFKGLPAPPPLKVAAERVNRQEAYEAEAKAAAGLTDAPAKPAKKAEKAEAAKTEEPAGANSGEQA; translated from the coding sequence GTGGCCGTAAAGATCCGGCTCCTGCGGATGGGCAAGATCCGCAACCCGCAGTACCGCATCGTCGTCGCCGACTCCCGCACCAAGCGTGACGGTCGGGCGATCGAGTTCGTCGGGATCTACCAGCCGAAGGAAGACCCTTCGGTGATCGAGGTCAAGTCGGACCGGGTCCAGTACTGGCTGTCCGTCGGCGCCCAGCCGAGCGAGGCGGTGCAGCGTCTGCTGGAGCTGACCGGCGACTGGCAGAAGTTCAAGGGCCTGCCGGCCCCGCCGCCGCTGAAGGTCGCCGCGGAGCGGGTCAACCGCCAGGAGGCGTACGAGGCCGAGGCGAAGGCCGCGGCCGGTCTGACCGACGCCCCGGCCAAGCCGGCGAAGAAGGCCGAGAAGGCCGAGGCGGCGAAGACCGAGGAGCCGGCCGGTGCGAACTCCGGTGAGCAGGCCTGA
- a CDS encoding DUF402 domain-containing protein, translated as MRFEPGRLIMHRNVRRGRIGWVRPARVVSDDERGLLLWIARDSPVASEVSADGRGMRTMPFAEWVTSPSYGLAVSRWNGPPLLKFLPAGAAHSVWWFSDEEGCFANWYVNLEEPGVRWDDGHLAGVDMVDQDLDVVVRSDLSWQWKDEEEFAERLALPEHYWVTDEAAVRAEGRRVIALAEAGQFPFDGTWCDFTPPAEWVAPSALPPGWDRPPVR; from the coding sequence GTGCGGTTCGAGCCGGGACGACTGATCATGCACCGGAACGTGCGGCGGGGCCGGATCGGCTGGGTCCGCCCGGCCCGGGTGGTCAGCGACGACGAGCGCGGCCTGCTGCTCTGGATCGCCCGGGACTCCCCGGTGGCCAGCGAGGTCAGCGCCGACGGCCGGGGCATGCGGACGATGCCGTTCGCCGAGTGGGTGACCTCCCCGTCGTACGGGCTGGCGGTGAGCCGCTGGAACGGCCCGCCGTTGCTGAAGTTCCTGCCCGCCGGGGCCGCCCATTCGGTCTGGTGGTTCTCCGACGAAGAGGGCTGTTTCGCCAACTGGTACGTGAACCTCGAGGAACCGGGCGTCCGCTGGGACGACGGTCACCTCGCCGGGGTGGACATGGTCGACCAGGACCTCGACGTGGTCGTGCGATCGGACCTGAGCTGGCAGTGGAAGGACGAGGAGGAGTTCGCCGAGCGGCTCGCCCTGCCCGAGCACTACTGGGTCACCGACGAGGCGGCGGTCCGCGCCGAAGGGCGGCGGGTGATCGCGCTCGCCGAGGCGGGACAGTTCCCGTTCGACGGCACCTGGTGCGACTTCACCCCGCCGGCGGAGTGGGTCGCCCCGTCGGCCCTGCCGCCGGGCTGGGACCGCCCGCCCGTCCGCTGA